The Haloarcula sp. CBA1127 genomic interval ATCGAGTGCGTCGAGAACGGAACGTGCTCTAGCAGGTGTACGCAGAACTGATTAGTGCGCGAAAACGGCAGTCAATGATTAGCTGCTGTCTGCCAGCATACTCATGAAGAACGACCCGAACACTGTCTGTAGCCCGAGGACCACGACTGTCGAGGCCAGAAGGGTCGCCGTGGCTGACGGCAACGCCGCTTCCCCGGCGAGCAGCCACTGTCCGAACACGCTCCCGAGATACAGAACGCCGACTGCAGCCGCGAGAATGCCGATGGACGCGCCGTGCTCCAACTGGAACCGCTCCCGTATCATGCCGACAAGCACACCCTCGGGCTTGTTTATAGGGTTCGCGGCGATGGAACTGAACAGCGCCAGCGTCCAGACCTGATACCCGACGATTGCCAGCAGCGACCCGCCGACCATGGTCTGTATGCCGAAGTTGACGCCACCGACCGACAGCTGGGCGGCTGACAGCGACATCAACACGGCCCCGGCAGAGACGAGTAACAGAGCCGGATACGAGAACAAATAATCCGGCGCGTTCACGAGCATGAATCGGACGTGTCGCCAGCCGTCACTGAAACTATCGAGCGTTTCCTCGCCTTCCCGCTCGTGATAGATAATCGGGACCTCCTCGATGGTGAGATCGTTCGCGCCGGCCTCCATGATCATCTCGCTGGCGAACTCCATCCCAGTCGTCTCTAGCTCTAGCGTTTCGAGCGCGTCCTTGGTGAACACACGGAAGCCGCTGTGTGCGTCGCTGACACCGGCTCCATAGAACGTGTTCAGGAACCGCGTCAACAGCGGATTGCCGACGTATTTATGCAGCGGCGGCATCGACCCGTCACGGATCTCTCCCTCAAGTCGACTCCCCATACAGATGTCCGCGTCGCCGTTCTGGACCGGCTCGAGGAGCTGTGGAATCATTTTAAAATCGTACGTCGTGTCGGCATCGCCCATCGCGATGTACTCTCCTCGTGCCTTGTCGAACGCGTAGCGATACGCATAGCCATAGCCCGGTTCGTCAGGTGTCACGACTGTTGCACCCCGC includes:
- a CDS encoding glycosyltransferase family 2 protein is translated as MTIQANQANQADERGIAASTADEFLVTPESEVTPVLSVVMPTLNEEKGIVECIDWIKTAISELRVPTEIIVSDSSTDATPELARERGATVVTPDEPGYGYAYRYAFDKARGEYIAMGDADTTYDFKMIPQLLEPVQNGDADICMGSRLEGEIRDGSMPPLHKYVGNPLLTRFLNTFYGAGVSDAHSGFRVFTKDALETLELETTGMEFASEMIMEAGANDLTIEEVPIIYHEREGEETLDSFSDGWRHVRFMLVNAPDYLFSYPALLLVSAGAVLMSLSAAQLSVGGVNFGIQTMVGGSLLAIVGYQVWTLALFSSIAANPINKPEGVLVGMIRERFQLEHGASIGILAAAVGVLYLGSVFGQWLLAGEAALPSATATLLASTVVVLGLQTVFGSFFMSMLADSS